Proteins from one Impatiens glandulifera chromosome 2, dImpGla2.1, whole genome shotgun sequence genomic window:
- the LOC124927682 gene encoding chitinase domain-containing protein 1, producing the protein MAKKRERRISTDSDRRRIRNGSDPPTGTDRIDNSAESNATHERKLIFIFVLFFIVIPAISVIVYSIWFDQRSGKAESPLPFLYQGGLVKTDISYEEVLNGNSKVLEDVTRRGFNYPVLAYVTPWNAEGYEVAKRFNSKFTHLSPVWYDLKRDTKLVLEGRHNVDKDWISQVRERGNVKVLPRVVLEAPPGQVLKKKKQRNNVIDLIVTECKEMDYDGIVLESWSIWAAYGVLHDPELRNLAIQFVEQLGQALHSVERGDNKQHMELIYVIRPPYSEKLEKHDFGPEDIKRLSNAVDGFSLMTYDFSSPQNPGPNAPLNWIHSTMQLLLEGTKGGSQSVAHKIFVGINFYGNDFELPEGVGGTGGGGPIIGSSYLSVLEKHKPPFRWEENSKEHYFMYLDNSKKTHAVFYPSPMSIALRVEEARSWGAGISIWEIGQGLDYFMDLF; encoded by the exons ATGGCGAAGAAGAGAGAACGGCGAATATCCACCGATTCCGATCGCCGTAGAATCCGCAATGGTTCCGATCCTCCTACTGGTACCGACCGGATTGACAACTCGGCCGAATCAAATGCGACTCATGAGCGCAAACTAATCTTCATTTTCGTCCTCTTCTTTATCGTCATTCCCGCCATTTCTGTGATTGTTTACAGTATCTGGTTCGATCAGCGTTCAGGAAAGGCAGAAAGTCCTTTACCTTTCCTATACCAGGGAGGACTCGTGAAGACCGATATCAGTTACGAGGAAGTTCTAAAT GGAAATTCGAAGGTCTTGGAGGATGTTACCCGTCGCGGGTTTAACTATCCGGTTCTAGCCTATGTTACTCCTTG GAATGCGGAAGGATATGAAGTTGCTAAGAGGTTCAACTCTAAGTTTACACATCTGTCACCTGTTTGGTATGACCTGAAGAG AGATACAAAACTAGTTCTAGAAGGGAGGCATAATGTTGATAAAGATTGGATTTCTCAGGTTAGAGAAAGAGGAAATGTAAAG GTGCTACCAAGAGTTGTATTGGAGGCTCCACCCGGCCAGGTGcttaaaaagaaaaagcaaAGGAACAATGTGATTGACCTCATAGTAACAGAATGCAA AGAAATGGACTATGACGGCATTGTACTTGAATCTTGGTCAATATGGGCAGCTTATGGTGTCTTGCATGATCCGGAACTACGGAATTTG GCTATTCAATTTGTTGAGCAACTTGGACAAGCTTTGCATTCAGTAGAGAGGGGGGATAATAAGCAGCATATGGAATTAATTTACGTTATAAGGCCACCATATTCAGAGAAATTGGAGAAGCATGATTTTGGACCTGAAGACATCAAAAGATTAAGTAATGCTGTTGATGGCTTTTCACTTATGACATATGACTTCTCAAGTCCCCAGAATCCAGGGCCAAATGCTCCTCTAAATTGGATACACTCTACCATGCAGCTGCTCCTTGAAGGAACGAAAGGTGGATCTCAGAGTGTCGCACATAAAATTTTTGTGGGCATAAATTTTTATGGAAATGATTTCGAGCTTCCAGAAG GAGTAGGAGGTACGGGTGGGGGTGGTCCCATCATAGGAAGCAGTTATCTATCGGTGCTAGAGAAGCACAAACCTCCATTTAGGTGGGAGGAAAACAGCAAAGAACACTATTTCATGTATTTGgataattcaaaaaaaacacATGCCGTGTTCTATCCATCACCCATGTCGATAGCATTGCGGGTAGAAGAAGCCCGGTCATGGGGTGCTGGCATCTCAATATGGGAAATTGGACAAGGGTTGGATTACTTCATGGAcctgttttaa
- the LOC124926569 gene encoding phospholipase ABHD3-like isoform X1 gives MDSLNSHGTCSDSPYKLLIQAASLIPIHHYLAWIFLFCLIFLYHFLELHLLHDLFTGFRGQPVSLTFHSRSELYQKVVSNCQILHGRYLSTPWLPSPHLQTTFLSFRENAPTNMYTRQLMRTSDGGTVALDWLKHSDVSDVAYQLNDAIPKHERTPIVIVIPGLTSDSTSAYVKHFALAMEKSGWNVVVSNHRGLGGISITSDCFYNAGWTEDVREVIGFIHKQYQEAPLFIVGTSVGANVLVKYLGEEGNNTPIVGAVAICSPWDALICDRFLNRRTLQKLYGKALAVGLKSYAKLHQSIFSRLTDWEGVEKACSLREFDTHATRVLGKYETVDTYYRRCSSSNFVGGILVPLLCINALDDPICTKEAIAWDECRLNENIVLATTQHGGHLAFFEGLTAKSLWWVRAVNEFLNILNSSSLVHKKNKMQTSHLISPNESSIDHSPYLSISEDGTVAALADDQTIKEEKDDDEREEVSLENEVMQPSKITEEMQLLLPTKKCMDQLSRRSSFSIWLLVYVAVTTTWPLVGSALKVLLRKKFGSIFLPRIFKSKSD, from the exons ATGGACTCTTTGAATTCACATGGAACTTGTTCCGATTCTCCATACAAGCTCTTGATTCAAGCGGCTTCTCTTATACCAATTCATCATTATTTAGCTTGGATTTTTCTTTTCTGCTTAATCTTCCTTTATCACTTCCTCGAATTACATCTTCTCCACGACTTATTTACTGGATTTAGGGGCCAACCTGTGTCCTTAACATTCCATTCCAGATCCGAGCTCTACCAAAAAGTTGTTTCCAACTGTCAGATTCTTCACGGAAG ATACTTATCTACTCCATGGCTTCCGAGTCCACATCTTCAAACTACTTTCTTAAGCTTCCGTGAGAATGCTCCTACTAACATGTACACAAG GCAACTAATGCGTACATCAGACGGGGGAACagttgctttggattggctaaAACATTCTGATG TGTCCGATGTTGCCTACCAACTGAATGATGCTATTCCTAAACATGAGAGAACTCCAATTGTGATTGTGATTCCTGGTTTAACGAGTGATTCTACAAGTGCT TATGTAAAACATTTTGCTTTGGCAATGGAAAAAAGTGGGTGGAATGTGGTTGTTAGTAATCATCGTGGGCTTGGCGGAATATCCATCACT TCTGATTGCTTCTATAATGCTGGATGGACTGAAGATGTGAGAGAAGTCATTGGTTTTATCCACAAACAGTACCAGGAAGCACCACTCTTCATTGTTGGAACTAGCGTTGGTGCCAATGTTTTG GTAAAATATCTTGGCGAGGAAGGGAACAATACACCAATTGTTGGTGCGGTAGCTATCTGTTCTCCATGGGACGCGTTG ATATGTGATAGATTCCTCAACAGGAGGACTCTACAGAAGCTTTATGGCAAAGCTCTTGCAGTTGGCCTAAAAAGTTATGCCAAACT GCACCAGTCTATATTTTCTCGCCTTACAGATTGGGAAGGCGTTGAGAAG GCATGTTCACTTCGGGAATTTGACACTCATGCTACTCGAGTTCTTGGGAAATACGAG ACAGTGGACACATACTATAGGCGTTGCAGCAGCAGCAATTTTGTGGGAGGCATACTAGTTCCACTTCTTTGCATCAATGCCCTTGACGATCCAATATGTACAAAGGAAGCCATCGCTTGGGATGAGTGTAG GcttaatgaaaatattgttcTAGCAACTACTCAACATGGAGGACACTTGGCTTTCTTCGAAGGATTAACAGCCAAATCCTTATG GTGGGTTCGGGCCGTTAATGAATTCCTTAACATTTTGAACTCCAGCTCATTAGTTCACAAGAAGAACAAG ATGCAAACTTCCCACTTGATCAGTCCAAATGAATCTTCAATTGATCATTCACCATACCTGAGTATCAGTGAAGATGGCACAGTTGCTGCATTGGCCGATGATCAAACAATCAAGGAAGAGAAGGACGACGACGAAAGAGAGGAAGTTAGTTTAGAGAATGAAGTAATGCAACCGTCTAAGATTACTGAAGAAATGCAGTTGCTGCTGCCCACAAAGAAATGCATGGATCAGCTTTCGCGAAGGAGTAGCTTTTCGATTTGGCTGCTTGTGTACGTCGCGGTTACAACAACATGGCCACTTGTGGGCTCTGCTCTTAAGGTTCTATTGAGAAAGAAGTTTGGAAGTATCTTCTTGCCTAGAATATTCAAGAGCAAATCGGATTAA
- the LOC124926117 gene encoding protein FAM32A-like has product MSSYDNVVGGKLKLKGKALDVKAGGMKKKKKHNKKNYDQITSVTGTELNSDGTTGMSGNADDEDDLGDSNNRVTGDGNATGYQVHLTPAEKRYMEQKEQIDVHKLAKTANKSHRDRIQDFNQYLANMSEHYDIPKVGPG; this is encoded by the coding sequence ATGTCTTCGTACGATAATGTTGTGGGAGGGAAACTGAAGCTGAAAGGAAAAGCTCTTGACGTGAAGGCGGGgggaatgaagaagaagaagaaacataatAAGAAGAATTATGATCAAATCACATCTGTGACAGGAACGGAATTGAACTCTGATGGGACCACAGGAATGTCAGGGAACGCAGATGATGAGGATGACCTAGGTGATTCCAACAACAGGGTTACTGGCGATGGAAATGCTACAGGCTATCAAGTTCATCTAACTCCAGCAGAGAAACGTTATATGGAGCAAAAGGAACAGATCGATGTGCACAAATTGGCCAAGACTGCCAATAAATCACACCGCGATCGGATTCAGGATTTCAATCAGTATCTGGCGAACATGAGCGAACATTATGACATTCCCAAAGTCGGTCCTGGTTAA
- the LOC124926019 gene encoding serine hydroxymethyltransferase 7-like, which produces MDFTHSQHHPNLSLGFLFHSSITDNSSLHRKNCNPMQQQQQQSIPLNLINEEEEGDAKEEEEFRILGHPMCFKRKIDSDPTSSSSSKRALVEQQPKQGFEFELRKSKVRAWGNQSLRIADPDVFGIMEKEKQRQFKGIELIASENFVCRAVMESLGSHLTNKYSEGMPGARYYAGNQFIDEIENLCCKRALAAFNLDSENWGVNVQPYSCTSANFAVYTGLLLPGERIMGLDTPSGGNTSHGYYTPNGRKVSGTSIYFETLPYKVNPQTGLIDYDKLEDKAVDFRPKILICGGSSYPREWDYARFRHIADKCGAILLCDMAQISGLVAAKECSNPFEYCDIVTSTTHKSLRGPRGGIIFYRKGKKSRKLGGLNQDDGSERYEFEEKINFAVFPAMQGGPHNNHIAALAVALKQVATPEYKTYMQQVKKNAQAMASALLRRNCRLVTGGTDNHLLLWDLRPLGLAGKLFEKVCEMCHITLNKVAVFGENGAIMPGGVRIGSPAMTSRGCLEGDFEVIADFLLRAAQITSTVQREHGKLQKSFAHGHGLQNNKDLIELRLQVENFASQFAMPGFDD; this is translated from the exons ATGGATTTTACACACTCGCAGCACCACCCCAATCTCTCTCTAGGCTTCCTCTTCCACTCCTCAATCACTGATAATTCCAGCCTCCATAGGAAGAATTGTAATCCtatgcagcagcagcagcaacagtCCATTCCTCTGAATCTGATAAACGAGGAGGAGGAAGGAGATGcaaaggaggaggaggagttCAGAATTCTTGGGCATCCCATGTGCTTCAAGAGGAAGATAGACTCCGACccaacatcttcatcatcatccaaaCGGGCTTTAGTTGAGCAGCAGCCAAAACAAGGGTTTGAATTTGAACTAAGAAAAAGTAAGGTCAGGGCTTGGGGAAATCAATCTCTACGTATTGCAGATCCTGATGTTTTTGGGATTATGGAGAAGGAGAAGCAAAGACAATTCAAGGGAATTGAATTGATTGCTTCTGAGAATTTCGTCTGCAGAGCAGTAATGGAATCTCTTGGAAGTCACTTGACCAATAAATACTCGGAAGGAATGCCTGGTGCAAGGTATTACGCCGGTAATCAATTCATTGACGAAATAGAAAACCTTTGTTGTAAACGTGCACTGGCTGCATTTAATCTCGATTCTGAGAACTGGGGAGTTAATGTTCAACCATATTCTTGTACATCTGCAAACTTTGCTGTATATACAGGTCTACTATTACCAGGAGAACGAATTATGGGTTTGGATACTCCATCTGGTGGGAACACCAGTCATGGTTACTATACTCCAAATGGGAGGAAGGTTTCTGGGACTTCGATTTACTTTGAGACTCTTCCATACAAAGTGAATCCGCAAACTGGGTTGATAGATTATGACAAGTTGGAAGACAAGGCAGTTGATTTTCGCCCCAAGATACTCATCTGTGGGGGGAGTTCATATCCTCGAGAATGGGATTACGCTAGGTTTAGACATATTGCAGATAAGTGTGGGGCAATTTTATTGTGTGATATGGCTCAAATCAGTGGCCTAGTTGCTGCAAAG gaatgtTCAAATCCCTTTGAATATTGTGATATTGTTACTTCCACGACTCATAAAAGTCTTAGAGGACCTCGAGGAGGCATAATCTTTTACAGAAAGGGTAAAAAATCAAGAAAGTTGGGGGGTCTGAACCAAGATGATGGTAGTGAAAGATATGAGTTTGAAGAGAAGATAAACTTTGCGGTTTTCCCAGCAATGCAAGGAGGACCTCATAATAATCATATTGCTGCTCTTGCTGTAGCTTTGAAACAAGTTGCAACTCCTGAATACAAGACATATATGCAGCAGGTAAAGAAAAATGCTCAGGCTATGGCATCTGCTCTTTTAAGAAGAAATTGCAGATTGGTAACAGGTGGAACAGATAACCATTTGTTACTTTGGGACCTTAGACCTCTTGGACTTGCAG GTAAGCTTTTTGAGAAGGTATGCGAGATGTGTCATATCACTCTAAATAAGGTTGCTGTTTTTGGTGAGAATGGTGCTATCATGCCTGGAGGTGTTAGGATAG GTTCACCTGCCATGACATCGAGAGGCTGCTTAGAGGGCGATTTCGAAGTAATTGCTGATTTTCTCCTTAGAGCTGCACAAATCACAAGTACAGTGCAGAGAGAACATGGAAAGCTTCAAAAGTCTTTTGCACATGGACATGGTCTTCAGAACAACAAAGATCTTATTGAGTTACGTCTCCAAGTGGAGAATTTTGCTTCTCAGTTTGCAATGCCCGGGTTTGATGATTAA
- the LOC124928213 gene encoding protein VASCULAR ASSOCIATED DEATH 1, chloroplastic-like, whose translation MVGQKKFFFSSFLSRDDGSQHGQQSELQDMPIESTSGTNGIGINGEAENSEILREDLEPSERDDGISMPEEYKTPIEGEAKSVPDPLEVQETLEEYVETVTDLESLSSQKDPKWVYENCEAPKVPQSYVKIAEAIFPLKVEEFFILFFSEEATDFVKSYHESCKDKDFRVSSWHTHNEFGHARDVFFQHPINIYFGAKFCSCQEVQKYRVYRDSHLVIETSQVVRDVPYGDYFSVEGLWDVERDENNSNSCTLRFYVGVDFSKKTMWKGKIEQSTMDEARETYSTWRKNADELLKQKNVEKEAFMHDADNVIPNGEANEERLPSQRSVEHGDVKQPADDTLNRSRGRIVSSLAESLVKLYSYIKSQSEIPVLLIVVFALILLVTQMSIVVLLSRAQEVKVIPESTAAEYMRSSSCDSSGTILDKKVQNVKEEMFIIETMVEKMRGEHGLLKAQLRELEKMQLITRQKKSEQCVL comes from the exons ATGGTCGGACAAAAGAAG TTTTTCTTTTCATCATTCCTGTCCCGGGATGATGGTTCACAACATGGTCAGCAGTCTGAACTACAG GATATGCCAATAGAATCCACTAGTGGAACAAATGGAATCGGCATAAATGGAGAGGCTGAGAATTCTGAAATCCTCAGAGAAGATCTGGAACCTAGTGAAAG GGATGACGGCATTTCTATGCCAGAAGAATATAAGACTCCCATCGAAGGTGAAGCCAAAAGTGTACCGGATCCATTGGAGGTTCAGGAAACTTTAGAAGAGTATGTAGAAACTGTTACTGATTTAGAATCATTGTCTTCTCAGAAGGATCCTAAATGGGTGTATGAAAATTGTGAAGCGCCTAAAG TTCCTCAAAGTTATGTGAAGATAGCCGAAGCCATATTCCCG TTAAAAGTGGAGgagttttttattctctttttctcCGAAGAGGCCACTGATTTTgtcaaatcatatcatgaaagCTGTAAAGACAAAG ATTTTAGGGTTAGCTCTTGGCACACTCATAATGAATTTGGACATGCGCGTGATGTATTCTTCCAACAtccaattaatatttattttg GTGCTAAATTTTGCAGCTGCCAGGAGGTTCAGAAATATAGAGTTTATAGAGACag TCATTTGGTTATTGAAACCTCACAAGTAGTAAGAGATGTACCTTATGGAGACTACTTCTCAGTTGAG GGACTATGGGATGTAGAAAGAGATGAAAATAACTCAAATAGCTGCACTTTGAGATTTTATGTAGGCGTGGATTTTTCCAAGAAAACAATGTGGAAAG GAAAAATTGAGCAGTCTACTATGGATGAGGCTCGAGAGACATACTCTACTTGGAGAAAAAAT GCTGATGAATTGTTGAAGCAAAAGAATGTTGAGAAAGAAG CTTTTATGCACGATGCAGATAATGTAATACCTAATGGTGAAGCTAATGAAGAAAGGTTACCATCACAGAGGAGTGTAGAACATGGGGATGTTAAGCAACCAGCTGATGATACCTTAAATAGATCACGGGGCAGGATCGTCTCTTCACTTGCTGAATCATTGGTgaaattatattcatatattaagTCTCAAAGCGAGATTCCAGTACTTTTAATTGTTGTCTTTGCACTGATTCTTCTTGTAACACAG ATGAGCATAGTTGTACTACTGTCAAGAGCCCAAGAAGTGAAAGTGATTCCTGAATCAACGGCTGCGGAATACATGAGAAGCAGCAGTTGCGATTCAAGTGGAACAATACTGGACAAAAAAGTGCAAAATGTGAAGGAAGAGATGTTCATTATTGAGACAATGGTGGAAAAGATGCGCGGGGAACATGGTTTGTTAAAAGCTCAGTTGAGAGAGTTGGAGAAAATGCAATTAATCACCAGACAAAAGAAATCAGAACAATGTGTATTATAG
- the LOC124926569 gene encoding embryogenesis-associated protein EMB8-like isoform X2 → MDSLNSHGTCSDSPYKLLIQAASLIPIHHYLAWIFLFCLIFLYHFLELHLLHDLFTGFRGQPVSLTFHSRSELYQKVVSNCQILHGRYLSTPWLPSPHLQTTFLSFRENAPTNMYTRQLMRTSDGGTVALDWLKHSDVSDVAYQLNDAIPKHERTPIVIVIPGLTSDSTSAYVKHFALAMEKSGWNVVVSNHRGLGGISITSDCFYNAGWTEDVREVIGFIHKQYQEAPLFIVGTSVGANVLVKYLGEEGNNTPIVGAVAICSPWDALICDRFLNRRTLQKLYGKALAVGLKSYAKLHQSIFSRLTDWEGVEKACSLREFDTHATRVLGKYETVDTYYRRCSSSNFVGGILVPLLCINALDDPICTKEAIAWDECRLNENIVLATTQHGGHLAFFEGLTAKSLCCLLSFAGGFGPLMNSLTF, encoded by the exons ATGGACTCTTTGAATTCACATGGAACTTGTTCCGATTCTCCATACAAGCTCTTGATTCAAGCGGCTTCTCTTATACCAATTCATCATTATTTAGCTTGGATTTTTCTTTTCTGCTTAATCTTCCTTTATCACTTCCTCGAATTACATCTTCTCCACGACTTATTTACTGGATTTAGGGGCCAACCTGTGTCCTTAACATTCCATTCCAGATCCGAGCTCTACCAAAAAGTTGTTTCCAACTGTCAGATTCTTCACGGAAG ATACTTATCTACTCCATGGCTTCCGAGTCCACATCTTCAAACTACTTTCTTAAGCTTCCGTGAGAATGCTCCTACTAACATGTACACAAG GCAACTAATGCGTACATCAGACGGGGGAACagttgctttggattggctaaAACATTCTGATG TGTCCGATGTTGCCTACCAACTGAATGATGCTATTCCTAAACATGAGAGAACTCCAATTGTGATTGTGATTCCTGGTTTAACGAGTGATTCTACAAGTGCT TATGTAAAACATTTTGCTTTGGCAATGGAAAAAAGTGGGTGGAATGTGGTTGTTAGTAATCATCGTGGGCTTGGCGGAATATCCATCACT TCTGATTGCTTCTATAATGCTGGATGGACTGAAGATGTGAGAGAAGTCATTGGTTTTATCCACAAACAGTACCAGGAAGCACCACTCTTCATTGTTGGAACTAGCGTTGGTGCCAATGTTTTG GTAAAATATCTTGGCGAGGAAGGGAACAATACACCAATTGTTGGTGCGGTAGCTATCTGTTCTCCATGGGACGCGTTG ATATGTGATAGATTCCTCAACAGGAGGACTCTACAGAAGCTTTATGGCAAAGCTCTTGCAGTTGGCCTAAAAAGTTATGCCAAACT GCACCAGTCTATATTTTCTCGCCTTACAGATTGGGAAGGCGTTGAGAAG GCATGTTCACTTCGGGAATTTGACACTCATGCTACTCGAGTTCTTGGGAAATACGAG ACAGTGGACACATACTATAGGCGTTGCAGCAGCAGCAATTTTGTGGGAGGCATACTAGTTCCACTTCTTTGCATCAATGCCCTTGACGATCCAATATGTACAAAGGAAGCCATCGCTTGGGATGAGTGTAG GcttaatgaaaatattgttcTAGCAACTACTCAACATGGAGGACACTTGGCTTTCTTCGAAGGATTAACAGCCAAATCCTTATG CTGTCTTCTCTCCTTTGCAGGTGGGTTCGGGCCGTTAATGAATTCCTTAACATTTTGA
- the LOC124927793 gene encoding uncharacterized protein LOC124927793, producing MRSTVLQGQDLWPIRKTLTSSDVDVTHPFLTLSRQAVEDHILIHFTPFVRDHLRNTHDVTINVHDDDTGDKYLMKLKWRVSYYNLIGKWGKVIRGKGLGVGNEIMIRWVNGWLHFSVPQELNVGNMPPMQTVSAPPHPVHWPIKKVLTLSDIDTNHPFLPLPQRPVDEYILVHLTQHERECLRNDEQVDMNARDDDTGEIYQMKLKWRGNSYNLIGKWGKIIRKRGLGVGKEIKICWWNKCLHFSIPQEQFVAVNPGLDYWPIRKALTLSDIDTNHPFLTLPGKAVENNILLLWTLQDRDQLRNERQLTINAQDYDTGDFHTMKLRWRGSYYNLVGKWGKLVREKGLTIGREIKLRWEHGCLFFSFQI from the coding sequence ATGAGGAGTACTGTCTTACAAGGCCAGGACCTATGGCCTATAAGGAAGACCCTGACATCATCTGACGTTGATGTCACTCATCCATTCCTCACTCTTTCTCGCCAAGCAGTTGAGGACCATATTCTTATACATTTCACACCATTTGTTCGAGACCATTTAAGAAACACACATGATGTAACAATTAATGTCCATGATGATGATACCGGCGATAAGTACCTGATGAAGCTGAAATGGCGTGTGAGTTACTACAATCTTATTGGGAAATGGGGAAAAGTTATTAGAGGGAAGGGACTTGGTGTTGGCAATGAAATAATGATCCGTTGGGTTAATGGTTGGTTGCATTTCTCTGTTCCTCAAGAGCTTAATGTTGGCAATATGCCACCGATGCAAACTGTTTCAGCACCTCCACATCCAGTACACTGGCCTATTAAAAAGGTTTTGACATTGTCTGATATAGATACCAACCATCCCTTCCTCCCTTTGCCTCAACGACCTGTTGACGAGTATATTCTTGTACACTTAACACAGCACGAACGAGAATGTCTGAGAAATGATGAGCAAGTAGATATGAATGCCCGAGATGATGACACTGGAGAAATTTATCAAATGAAGCTGAAATGGCGCGGAAATAGCTATAACCTTATTGGAAAATGGGGGAAAATCATTCGGAAGAGGGGACTTGGTGTTgggaaagagataaaaatatgTTGGTGGAACAAGTGTTTGCATTTCTCAATTCCGCAAGAACAATTTGTTGCAGTAAACCCAGGATTAGATTATTGGCCCATTAGGAAGGCCCTCACATTGTCAGACATTGATACAAATCACCCATTTCTCACTTTACCTGGAAAGGCTgttgaaaacaatattttgttaCTTTGGACTCTCCAAGATCGAGATCAACTGAGAAATGAGAGGCAGCTAACTATTAATGCTCAAGATTATGACACTGGTGATTTTCATACAATGAAGTTAAGGTGGCGTGGGAGCTACTACAATCTTGTAGGTAAATGGGGTAAACTTGTTCGGGAAAAGGGGCTTACCATTGGAAGGGAGATTAAATTACGCTGGGAGCATGGGTGCCTATTCTTCTCATTTCAGATATAA